From a single Phocoena sinus isolate mPhoSin1 chromosome 1, mPhoSin1.pri, whole genome shotgun sequence genomic region:
- the CDKN2C gene encoding cyclin-dependent kinase 4 inhibitor C, whose amino-acid sequence MAEPWGNELASAAARGDLEQLTSLLQNNVNVNAQNGFGRTALQVMKLGNPEIARRLLLRGANPDLKDRTGFAVIHDAARAGFLDTLQTLLEFQADVNIEDNEGNLPLHLAAKEGHLPVVEFLVKHTACKVGHRNHQGDTACDLARLYRRNEVVSLMEGNRAEGAANLQ is encoded by the exons TTGGGGGAACGAGTTGGCGTCCGCAGCTGCCAGGGGGGACCTAGAGCAACTTACTAGTTTGTTGCAAAATAATGTAAACGTCAATGCACAAAATGGATTTGGAAGGACTGCGCTGCAG gtTATGAAACTTGGAAATCCCGAGATTGCCAGGAGACTACTACTTAGAGGTGCTAATCCCGATTTGAAAGACCGAACTGGTTTCGCTGTCATTCACGATGCAGCCAGAGCAGGTTTCCTGGACACTTTACAGACTTTGCTGGAGTTTCAAGCTGATGTTAACATCGAGGATAATGAAGGGAACCTGCCCTTGCACTTGGCTGCCAAAGAAGGCCACCTCCCCGTGGTGGAGTTCCTTGTGAAGCACACGGCCTGCAAAGTGGGGCATCGGAACCATCAGGGGGACACCGCCTGCGACTTGGCCAGGCTCTACCGGAGAAACGAGGTCGTTAGCCTGATGGAGGGAAACCGGGCGGAGGGAGCTGCGAATCTGCAATGA